One window of Camelina sativa cultivar DH55 chromosome 4, Cs, whole genome shotgun sequence genomic DNA carries:
- the LOC104780846 gene encoding UPF0481 protein At3g47200-like, whose translation MLVVDGCFILEFFRGSVLGFTEIGYAPNDPVFVMRGLMHSIKRDMIMLENQLPMFVLSRLLELQIGTQNQTGVVAQLPIQFFNPLMPTRETLTRSESSLDWQEESVEQQAYNGELHSLHVFHGSLIQSSRTQQDMSMVDKREQQPVHCVTELRQAGIGFMRKKTGQLWDIEFGNGYLRIPKLLIHEGTKSLFSNLTTLEQCHIHSSKKITSYIIFMDNLINSPEGVSYLHHYGIIEHWLGSDSEVADLFNGLCKDVVFNLKDSYLSLIYHGFYGF comes from the exons ATGCTTGTTGTTGATGGCTGTTTTATTCTCGAGTTCTTCAGAGGAAGCGTTTTAGGATTCACTGAAATCGG ATATGCACCCAATGACCCGGTTTTCGTGATGCGAGGATTGATGCATTCGATCAAACGAGACATGATAATGCTGGAAAATCAACTTCCTATGTTCGTACTCAGCCGTTTGTTAGAGCTACAGATCGGTACACAAAACCAAACCGGCGTAGTGGCACAGTTACCAATTCAATTTTTCAATCCGTTAATGCCAACAAGAGAGACGCTGACCAGATCGGAAAGTTCGTTGGACTGGCAGGAAGAATCCGTTGAACAGCAGGCTTACAACGGTGAGCTACACTCTTTGCATGTTTTCCATGGAAGCCTCATCCAGTCTAGTCGAACTCAACAGGATATGAGCATGGTGGACAAGCGCGAGCAACAACCGGTACATTGCGTGACAGAACTAAGACAGGCAGGTATTGGGTTCATGAGAAAGAAAACCGGTCAGCTTTGGGATATTGAATTCGGAAACGGTTATCTTAGAATACCCAAACTACTAATCCATGAAG GTACCAAGTCTCTCTTCTCAAATCTTACAACTTTAGAGCAGTGCCATATCCACTCaagcaaaaaaataacatcTTACATAATTTTCATGGATAATCTAATAAACTCTCCTGAAGGTGTTAGCTACTTGCACCATTATGGTATCATCGAGCATTGGCTAGGGAGTGATTCTGAAGTTGCGGATTTGTTCAACGGGTTATGTAAAGATGTGGTTTTTAACCTAAAAGATAGTTATCTATctctgatatatcatggtttttacggtttttaa
- the LOC104780850 gene encoding protein IRREGULAR XYLEM 15, with the protein MKNGSGNTNTKLILLHPYIQKQTSTTRLWLLAFISFFTIVFLLTLLYTRDTIPSKNTSVAAAVAAVVTGGSSSTPISNTNLPTSAINALLHYASRSNDSFHMSYGEMKSISDVLRRCALPCNLLVFGLTHETLLWKSLNHNGRTIFVEENRYYAAYFEEIHPEIDVFDVQYTTKAHEAGELVSAAKEAAGNECRPVQNLLFSDCKLGLNDLPNHVYDVDWDVIFVDGPRGDAHEGPGRMSSIFTAAVLARSKKGGNPKTHVFVHDYYRDVERLCGDEFLCRENLVESNDLLAHYVLDKMDKNSTQFCSGRKKRSVSSLS; encoded by the coding sequence ATGAAGAACGGGTCAGGTAACACGAACACAAAGctcatccttcttcatccttaCATCCAAAAACAAACGAGCACAACTCGTTTATGGCTTCTTgctttcatctctttcttcaccATCGTGTTCCTCCTCACTCTCCTTTACACAAGAGACACAATACCTTCCAAAAACACCTCCGTTGCAGCCGCTGTAGCCGCCGTCGTCACTGGAGGATCATCATCAACTCCGATCTCCAACACCAATCTACCTACGAGTGCAATCAACGCATTGCTTCACTACGCGTCAAGATCCAACGATAGTTTCCACATGTCTTACGGTGAGATGAAATCTATCTCTGACGTCCTCCGCCGTTGCGCTCTGCCGTGTAACCTCCTCGTCTTCGGCCTTACGCACGAGACTCTCCTCTGGAAATCGCTAAACCACAACGGTCGAACAATCTTCGTCGAGGAGAATCGTTACTACGCAGCTTACTTCGAAGAGATCCACCCGGAGATAGACGTTTTCGACGTTCAATACACGACGAAAGCTCACGAGGCCGGAGAACTCGTTTCCGCGGCTAAAGAAGCCGCCGGAAACGAGTGTCGTCCCGTGCAGAATCTTCTCTTCTCAGATTGCAAACTCGGACTCAATGATTTGCCTAACCACGTCTACGATGTTGACTGGGACGTAATCTTCGTGGACGGGCCACGTGGCGACGCTCACGAAGGACCGGGGAGGATGTCGTCTATTTTCACGGCGGCGGTTCTTGCTCGGAGCAAAAAAGGCGGGAACCCGAAGACGCATGTGTTTGTTCATGACTATTACAGAGACGTTGAGAGGCTTTGTGGCGATGAGTTCTTGTGCCGTGAGAACCTAGTCGAGTCTAATGACTTGCTTGCGCACTACGTGTTGGATAAGATGGATAAAAACAGCACGCAGTTTTGCAGTGGTCGTAAGAAACGTTCGGTTTCTTCCTTGTCTTAG
- the LOC104780851 gene encoding probable inactive receptor kinase At5g67200, whose translation MLCSVKQNTHKMTLFFYSLLFLFHLLLRISAAYPSPATNYFDSFLPTDAVALLSFKSTADLDNKLLYSLTEPYDYCQWRGVECSQDRVVRLLLDGVGLRGRFSPETLTRLDQLRVLNLENNSISGSVPDLSPLTNLRSLTLSKNHFSGTLSGSILSLRRLAELDLSYNNFSGEIPSEINALSQLSSLHLEFNRFNGTLPPLNHSSLTSFNVSGNNLTGLVPVTTTLLRFNESSFSSNPGLCGEIINKSCGSRSSSPFFGSTKPNATSSSSSSSSSQAPVSQPEQNGEATMTNPPPVIKKVKNGWLILGFTIGLASLIVLGLCLVMFSLVMKNRRDGDEDVMITQPSTVTEPLKSQKREEENKEINIQFQEPSPQKRIPRSGDLIFCGDVEGEGEAMYTLDQLMRASAELLGRGSVGTTYKAVMVNQMIVTVKRFAPSKTAITSDLAFENQMEIVGGLRHPNLVPVKAYFQSNGERLVIYDYQPNGSLFNLIHGSRTSKAKPLHWTSCLKIAEDVAQALHYIHQSSAHFHGNLKSTNILLGHDFEACLTDYCLSVLTDSSVLPNDPDLSSYKAPEIRKSTDSRRPTSKCDVYSFGVFLLELLTGKTASRQPFMEPEDMLDWVRAMRQEEERSKEENGLEMMTQTACLCRVTSPEQRPTMNKVIKMIQEIKESVVMSDDNDKFL comes from the exons ATGCTCTGCTCcgtaaaacaaaacacacacaagatGACACTCTTCTTctactctcttctcttcctcttccacctcctcctccgtaTCTCCGCCGCATACCCTTCCCCGGCAACGAACTACTTCGACTCCTTCTTACCAACCGACGCCGTCGCGTTACTCTCTTTCAAATCCACCGCAGATCTCGACAACAAGCTTCTCTACTCTCTCACCGAGCCTTACGATTACTGCCAATGGCGCGGCGTCGAGTGCTCTCAAGATCGCGTCGTTCGTCTTCTTCTCGACGGCGTTGGTCTCAGAGGACGTTTCTCTCCAGAGACTCTTACTCGTCTTGACCAGCTTCGTGTTCTTAACCTTGAGAATAACTCAATCTCTGGTTCAGTCCCTGATCTATCTCCTTTAACCAATCTCAGATCCTTAACCCTAAGCAAGAACCATTTTTCCGGTACTCTCTCCGGCTCAATACTCTCTCTCCGTCGGTTAGCCGAACTCGATCTATCGTATAACAACTTCTCAGGTGAGATTCCGTCGGAGATCAACGCTCTGAGTCAACTCAGTTCTTTACATCTCGAGTTTAATCGATTCAACGGTACTCTCCCGCCGTTAAATCATTCTTCTCTGACGTCGTTTAACGTTTCCGGTAACAATCTCACCGGTTTAGTTCCGGTCACAACGACTCTGTTACGATTCAACGAGTCTTCGTTCTCGTCAAACCCTGGTCTCTGcggtgagatcattaacaaatccTGCGGTTCAcgttcttcttctccgttctTTGGTTCAACTAAACCGAACGCcacgtcgtcgtcatcatcttcttcttcgtctcaaGCACCGGTTAGTCAACCTGAACAGAACGGTGAAGCAACGATGACTAATCCTCCACCGGTgattaaaaaggttaaaaatggTTGGTTAATTCTCGGTTTCACCATTGGTCTCGCTTCTTTGATAGTTCTCGGTCTTTGCCTTGTCATGTTCTCGTTAGTTATGAAGAACCGGAGAGACGGAGACGAAGACGTGATGATTACGCAACCGTCAACAGTTACAGAACCTCTCAAATCTCAGAAgcgtgaagaagaaaacaaagaaatcaatatCCAATTCCAAGAGCCCTCGCCGCAAAAGCGAATCCCTAGAAGCGGAGATTTGATTTTCTGCGGGGACgttgaaggagaaggagaagctaTGTACACACTTGACCAGCTGATGAGAGCTTCGGcggagcttttgggaagaggaTCAGTAGGGACTACGTACAAGGCGGTGATGGTTAATCAAATGATCGTGACGGTTAAGAGATTTGCTCCGTCTAAAACAGCGATTACTAGTGATTTAGCGTTTGAGAATCAGATGGAGATAGTTGGTGGACTAAGGCATCCGAATCTTGTACCGGTTAAAGCTTATTTCCAGTCTAATGGAGAGAGACTTGTCATCTACGATTACCAACCTAATGGTAGTCTCTTCAATCTTATTCACG GTTCAAGAACATCAAAGGCAAAGCCATTACATTGGACATCATGTTTGAAGATAGCAGAAGATGTAGCTCAAGCATTACATTACATCCACCAATCATCTGCACATTTCCATGGAAATCTCAAGTCTACAAACATCCTCCTCGGTCATGACTTCGAAGCTTGTCTCACAGATTATTGTCTAAGTGTCTTAACAGACTCATCAGTCCTTCCTAATGACCCGGATCTCTCTTCCTACAAAGCACCAGAGATAAGGAAATCAACAGATAGTCGTCGTCCCACGTCCAAATGCGATGTATACTCGTTCGGGGTCTTCCTCTTAGAGCTCTTGACTGGTAAAACCGCTTCAAGGCAACCGTTTATGGAGCCAGAAGATATGTTGGATTGGGTTAGAGCAATGAGGCAAGAAGAGGAAAGGTCAAAAGAAGAGAATGGGCTTGAGATGATGACTCAAACGGCTTGTCTTTGTCGAGTGACATCGCCGGAGCAAAGGCCGACAATGAACAAAGTGATCAAAATGATTCAGGAGATTAAGGAGAGCGTTGTTATGAGTGACGATAACGATAAATTCCTCTGA
- the LOC104780852 gene encoding protein BRASSINOSTEROID INSENSITIVE 1-like: protein MSLTGLESLFLSNSHINGSIAAFNFKCSASLTNLDLSRNSLSGPVTSFGSCSSLKYLNVSANTFYFPRKVSGGLKKLNRLKVLDLSSNSLSGNVPPSLGSCSLLKSLVLSSNNFSGTLPIDTLLKMRGLKVLDLSFNEFSGELPESLTNLSASLVTLDLSSNYFSGLILPNLCWNPKNTLQELYIQNNGFTGKIPPTLSNCSELVSLHLSFNYLSGTIPSTLGSLLKLRDLKLWMNTLEGEIPQELMYVKTLETLLLDFNELTGEIPSGLSKCTKLIWVSLSNNRLTGQIPSWIGRLENLAILNLSNNTLHGNIPAELGDCRSLVWLDLNTNSFDGTIPVEMFKQSGSVATNFMGGKRCVYIKNDGMTKQCHGAGKLLEFQGIRREQLNRGSTKSPCNFTRVYGGHISPTFDNDGSMMFLDMSYNMLSGYIPKEIGSMSYLFILNLGHNFISGSIPDEVGDLRGLNILDLSSNKLDGSIPLAMSALTMLTEMDLSNNDFSGQIPEIGHFETMPREKFLNNSGLCGYPLPRCDPVKANGYAELPKQEEEEEEVLSWKAVTIGSALGVLFGLAIAQVTASYKPEWFFKNFGLRKSRNR, encoded by the coding sequence ATGTCCCTCACCGGACTAGAGTCTCTGTTTCTCTCAAACTCACACATCAATGGCTCCATTGCTGCCTTCAACTTCAAGTGCTCTGCTTCTTTAACCAACTTGGATCTATCAAGAAACTCTCTTTCGGGTCCTGTAACTAGTTTTGGATCTTGCTCCAGTCTGAAATATCTCAACGTCTCCGCCAATACCTTCTATTTTCCCCGGAAAGTTTCAGGTGGGTTGAAGAAGCTAAACCGCTTGAAAGTTCTTGATCTTTCATCAAACTCACTCTCCGGTAACGTTCCTCCATCCTTGGGTTCTTGTTCTCTACTGAAATCACTAGTGCTGTCAAGTAACAACTTCTCCGGTACGTTACCGATTGATACGTTACTGAAGATGAGAGGTCTCAAGGTACTCGATCTGTCTTTCAACGAGTTTTCCGGCGAATTACCGGAATCTCTGACGAATCTTTCCGCTTCGTTGGTAACGTTAGATCTCAGCTCCAACTATTTCTCCGGTCTGATTCTCCCAAATCTCTGCTGGAACCCTAAAAACACTCTCCAGGAGCTTTATATACAGAACAATGGCTTCACCGGGAAGATTCCACCGACGTTAAGCAACTGTTCTGAGCTCGTTTCGCTTCATCTGAGCTTCAACTACCTCTCCGGGACCATTCCGTCGACCTTAGGCTCTCTGTTAAAGCTTCGAGATCTGAAGCTATGGATGAATACGTTAGAAGGTGAGATCCCTCAGGAGCTCATGTATGTCAAGACTTTAGAGACTCTGCTTCTCGATTTCAACGAATTAACCGGTGAAATCCCTTCCGGTTTAAGTAAGTGTACCAAACTGATCTGGGTTTCTCTGTCGAATAACCGGTTAACCGGTCAGATTCCAAGCTGGATTGGCCGGTTAGAGAATCTCGCCATCCTCAATCTAAGCAACAATACGTTACACGGGAACATTCCTGCTGAGCTCGGTGACTGCAGAAGCTTAGTCTGGCTCGATCTCAACACCAATTCCTTCGACGGTACGATCCCGGTTGAAATGTTCAAACAATCCGGGAGCGTCGCTACGAATTTCATGGGGGGTAAGAGGTGCGTTTACATTAAAAACGATGGGATGACGAAACAGTGTCACGGAGCTGGTAAGTTGCTTGAGTTTCAAGGAATCAGACGGGAGCAACTTAACCGGGGTTCGACTAAGAGCCCTTGTAATTTCACCAGAGTTTATGGAGGTCATATTTCGCCGACATTTGATAACGACGGTTCGATGATGTTTTTGGACATGTCTTATAACATGTTGTCTGGTTACATACCAAAGGAGATTGGTTCGATGAGTTACCTGTTTATCCTCAATTTGGGTCATAACTTTATATCTGGTTCGATTCCTGACGAAGTAGGTGATCTGAGAGGTTTAAACATTCTTGATCTTTCAAGCAATAAGCTCGATGGTAGCATCCCTCTGGCGATGTCAGCGCTTACTATGCTTACGGAAATGGATTTGTCCAACAATGATTTTTCTGGTCAGATTCCTGAGATTGGTCATTTCGAGACTATGCCGCGGGAGAAGTTCTTGAACAATTCTGGTCTTTGCGGTTATCCACTTCCACGGTGTGATCCCGTGAAGGCAAACGGATACGCAGAGCTAccaaagcaagaagaagaagaagaagaagtgttgagCTGGAAAGCAGTGACTATAGGATCTGCTCTTGGGGTGTTGTTTGGATTGGCAATAGCACAAGTCACTGCTTCATACAAGCCGGAGTGGTTCTTCAAAAATTTTGGTCTTAGAAAGAGCAGAAACCGTTAG
- the LOC104780848 gene encoding probable 2-oxoglutarate-dependent dioxygenase At3g49630 isoform X1, with amino-acid sequence MATDFKSLPVIDISPLLLKCDDPDMAEDAGVAEVVQQLDRACRDAGFFYVIGHGISEDLINRVREITREFFKLPYDEKLKIKMTPAAGYRGYQRIGENVTKGVPDIHEAIDCYKELKQGEYGDTGKVMEGPNQWPENPQEFKDLMEEYIKLCIDLSRKILRGISIALCGSPYEFEGKMAGDPFWVMRLIGYPGAPFTNGKPENDIGCGAHTDYGLLTLVNQDDDKTALQVKNLSGDWISAIPIPGSFVCNIGDMLKILSNGIYESTLHRVINSSPQYRVCVAFFYETNFDAVVEPLDVCKQKYPAGRRGSQVFKKAVYGEHLVSKVQTNFAM; translated from the exons ATGGCGACGGACTTCAAATCTCTACCAGTCATCG ACATATCTCCTCTACTTCTCAAGTGTGATGATCCCGACATGGCGGAGGATGCTGGCGTGGCAGAAGTTGTCCAGCAACTTGATAGAGCTTGTCGGGACGCCGGATTCTTCTACGTG ATAGGTCATGGGATCTCAGAGGATCTTATCAATAGAGTGAGAGAGATCACGCGTGAGTTCTTTAAGCTTCCTTATGATGAGAAACTTAAGATCAAGATGACTCCAGCTGCTGGCTACAG AGGATATCAGAGAATTGGAGAAAATGTAACTAAGGGAGTACCAGATATCCACGAAGCCATTGAT TGTTACAAGGAGTTAAAGCAAGGGGAGTATGGTGATACAGGAAAGGTTATGGAAGGTCCAAACCAGTG GCCAGAGAATCCTCAAGAGTTTAAAGATTTGATGGAAGAGTATATTAAGCTCTGTATAG ATCTTTCTAGAAAGATCTTGAGAGGAATCTCCATAGCTCTTTGCGGATCACCTTATGAGTTTGAAGGAAAGATGGCTGGTGATCCTTTTTGGGTTATGCGTCTTATTGGCTATCCAGGTGCTCCTTTCACAAATGGCAAACCGGAAAATGATATCGGATG TGGAGCTCACACTGACTATG GCTTGTTAACTCTTGTGAATCAAGATGATGACAAAACTGCTCTTCAG GTGAAAAACTTGAGCGGCGATTGGATATCAGCAATTCCAATCCCTGGATCATTTGTTTGCAACATCGGTGACATGTTAAAG ATACTTTCAAACGGAATATACGAATCTACACTTCATAGAGTGATCAATAGCTCTCCTCAATACCGAGTCTGTGTTGCATTCTTCTACGAG ACTAACTTCGACGCGGTGGTGGAGCCATTGGATGTATGTAAACAGAAGTACCCTGCTGGGAGAAGAGGATCCCAAGTTTTCAAAAAAGCTGTCTATGGAGAGCATCTGGTAAGCAAAGTCCAGACCAACTTTGCTATGTAA
- the LOC104780848 gene encoding probable 2-oxoglutarate-dependent dioxygenase At3g49630 isoform X2 has translation MATDFKSLPVIDISPLLLKCDDPDMAEDAGVAEVVQQLDRACRDAGFFYVIGHGISEDLINRVREITREFFKLPYDEKLKIKMTPAAGYRGYQRIGENVTKGVPDIHEAIDCYKELKQGEYGDTGKVMEGPNQWPENPQEFKDLMEEYIKLCIDLSRKILRGISIALCGSPYEFEGKMAGDPFWVMRLIGYPGAPFTNGKPENDIGCGAHTDYGLLTLVNQDDDKTALQVKNLSGDWISAIPIPGSFVCNIGDMLKILSNGIYESTLHRVINSSPQYRVCVAFFYESRLTSTRWWSHWMYVNRSTLLGEEDPKFSKKLSMESIW, from the exons ATGGCGACGGACTTCAAATCTCTACCAGTCATCG ACATATCTCCTCTACTTCTCAAGTGTGATGATCCCGACATGGCGGAGGATGCTGGCGTGGCAGAAGTTGTCCAGCAACTTGATAGAGCTTGTCGGGACGCCGGATTCTTCTACGTG ATAGGTCATGGGATCTCAGAGGATCTTATCAATAGAGTGAGAGAGATCACGCGTGAGTTCTTTAAGCTTCCTTATGATGAGAAACTTAAGATCAAGATGACTCCAGCTGCTGGCTACAG AGGATATCAGAGAATTGGAGAAAATGTAACTAAGGGAGTACCAGATATCCACGAAGCCATTGAT TGTTACAAGGAGTTAAAGCAAGGGGAGTATGGTGATACAGGAAAGGTTATGGAAGGTCCAAACCAGTG GCCAGAGAATCCTCAAGAGTTTAAAGATTTGATGGAAGAGTATATTAAGCTCTGTATAG ATCTTTCTAGAAAGATCTTGAGAGGAATCTCCATAGCTCTTTGCGGATCACCTTATGAGTTTGAAGGAAAGATGGCTGGTGATCCTTTTTGGGTTATGCGTCTTATTGGCTATCCAGGTGCTCCTTTCACAAATGGCAAACCGGAAAATGATATCGGATG TGGAGCTCACACTGACTATG GCTTGTTAACTCTTGTGAATCAAGATGATGACAAAACTGCTCTTCAG GTGAAAAACTTGAGCGGCGATTGGATATCAGCAATTCCAATCCCTGGATCATTTGTTTGCAACATCGGTGACATGTTAAAG ATACTTTCAAACGGAATATACGAATCTACACTTCATAGAGTGATCAATAGCTCTCCTCAATACCGAGTCTGTGTTGCATTCTTCTACGAG AGCAGACTAACTTCGACGCGGTGGTGGAGCCATTGGATGTATGTAAACAGAAGTACCCTGCTGGGAGAAGAGGATCCCAAGTTTTCAAAAAAGCTGTCTATGGAGAGCATCTGGTAA